A part of Amycolatopsis lurida genomic DNA contains:
- a CDS encoding TetR/AcrR family transcriptional regulator yields the protein MPSVTRPAGSKRHGRREELERRLFAATEELVSHGAGFTELSVERLAAAAGISRSTFYVHFEDKGDLVRRLATTVLAELRDVSSDWWDTAEHAVAADLTAAVSAIVDIYRRRAAAFTIITETAAYDSTVADEVRTLMQSIIDATRNAIERGQAAGVMRQVAPAETAAVLTWMVERAGYQLIRGSEPAHDHTIIQVLTDIIRTTLYTTTPSSA from the coding sequence ATGCCTTCAGTCACCCGGCCCGCCGGCAGCAAGCGTCATGGCCGTCGAGAAGAGCTGGAGCGACGCCTGTTCGCGGCGACGGAGGAACTCGTCAGCCACGGCGCCGGCTTCACCGAGCTCAGCGTCGAGAGACTGGCCGCTGCGGCCGGCATCTCCCGCTCCACGTTCTACGTCCACTTCGAAGACAAAGGCGACCTGGTCCGGCGACTCGCCACCACTGTGCTCGCCGAACTCCGCGACGTGTCCAGCGACTGGTGGGACACGGCGGAACACGCCGTTGCCGCCGACCTCACCGCGGCCGTCTCCGCGATCGTGGACATCTACCGCCGTCGCGCAGCCGCCTTCACCATCATCACCGAAACGGCGGCCTACGACTCCACCGTCGCCGACGAGGTGCGCACTCTCATGCAGTCGATCATCGACGCCACCCGGAACGCCATCGAACGCGGCCAGGCCGCCGGCGTGATGCGCCAGGTCGCCCCGGCCGAGACCGCCGCCGTCCTCACTTGGATGGTCGAACGCGCCGGCTACCAACTCATCCGCGGTTCCGAACCGGCACACGACCACACCATCATTCAGGTCCTCACCGACATAATCCGGACAACGCTCTACACCACCACACCCTCATCGGCGTGA